From a region of the Streptomyces sp. NBC_00193 genome:
- a CDS encoding 3'-5' exonuclease codes for MTRWYEGPLAAFDTETTGVDVEQDRIVSAALIVQECAGGRIRSTRWLVNPGIPVPPGATEVHGLTDEHLQRNGRWPAPVVEEIARALGEQQMAGRPVVVMNAPFDLTLLDRELRRHRASSLARYLDNRPLTVLDPRVLDKHLDRYRKGRRTLTDLCAHYGIELEGAHDAGADALASLELVRAVGRRFAGRLERLTPAELHTLQQVWHAAQARGLQAWFARQGTPESVDPHWPLRPELPAAA; via the coding sequence ATGACACGCTGGTACGAGGGCCCGCTGGCCGCATTCGACACGGAGACGACCGGGGTGGACGTGGAGCAGGACCGGATCGTGTCCGCCGCGCTCATCGTGCAGGAGTGCGCGGGCGGCCGGATCCGCTCGACGCGCTGGCTGGTCAATCCCGGCATCCCGGTACCCCCGGGGGCCACGGAAGTGCACGGTCTGACCGATGAGCACCTTCAGCGCAACGGGCGGTGGCCCGCGCCGGTGGTGGAGGAGATAGCCCGCGCGCTCGGGGAGCAGCAGATGGCGGGGAGGCCGGTGGTGGTGATGAACGCGCCGTTCGATCTGACGCTGCTGGACCGGGAGTTGCGTCGCCACCGGGCGTCCTCGCTGGCCCGGTACCTGGACAACCGGCCGCTGACGGTGCTGGATCCGCGGGTGCTGGACAAGCATCTGGACCGCTACCGCAAGGGGCGCCGGACGCTGACGGACCTGTGCGCGCACTACGGGATAGAGCTGGAGGGGGCCCATGACGCGGGCGCGGACGCGCTGGCGTCCCTGGAGCTCGTACGGGCCGTGGGGCGCAGGTTCGCGGGCCGGCTGGAGCGGCTGACGCCGGCGGAGCTGCACACGCTCCAGCAGGTGTGGCACGCGGCGCAGGCGCGGGGACTTCAGGCGTGGTTCGCACGGCAGGGCACGCCGGAGTCGGTGGATCCGCACTGGCCGCTGCGGCCGGAGCTGCCCGCGGCGGCGTGA
- a CDS encoding histidine phosphatase family protein has translation MTGTATRYLYLVRHGEAASEEGGLTEAGRRQAVLLGRRLRGIPLAAVHHGPLPRAEQTARLIGDQLEDVPLHVSDVAGDYVPHVPAREELPAESADLFLRFLATASEEEREQGPGLARRALDLFTGPVDGEEDRHELIVTHAFLVAWLVRDAMDAPHWRWLGLNQANAALTVIRYAPGRPASVLVSNDMRHLPDELRWTGFPPELHV, from the coding sequence ATGACCGGCACGGCTACCCGCTACCTCTATCTGGTGCGGCACGGCGAGGCGGCGTCGGAGGAGGGCGGGCTGACGGAAGCCGGCCGCCGGCAGGCCGTGCTGCTCGGCCGGCGCCTGCGCGGCATCCCCCTCGCAGCCGTCCACCACGGCCCGCTGCCGCGGGCGGAGCAGACCGCGCGTCTGATCGGCGACCAGCTGGAGGACGTCCCCCTGCACGTCTCGGACGTGGCGGGCGACTACGTCCCCCACGTGCCGGCGAGGGAGGAGCTTCCGGCGGAGTCCGCGGACCTCTTCCTCCGCTTCCTCGCCACTGCCTCCGAGGAGGAGCGGGAGCAGGGGCCCGGGCTGGCCCGGCGGGCGCTCGACCTGTTCACCGGGCCGGTGGACGGCGAGGAGGACCGGCACGAGCTGATCGTCACCCACGCCTTCCTGGTCGCCTGGCTGGTCCGGGACGCCATGGACGCGCCGCACTGGCGCTGGCTCGGTCTCAACCAGGCCAACGCCGCGCTCACGGTCATCCGGTACGCGCCCGGCCGGCCGGCCTCCGTCCTCGTCTCCAACGACATGCGGCACCTGCCCGACGAGCTGCGCTGGACCGGCTTTCCCCCCGAGCTGCACGTCTAG
- a CDS encoding DUF4365 domain-containing protein, translated as MALAQPEPGGVLAGQIDPRTDPRSGPLRGTLATTACMETLQVGYLHAVAAAAGCSLSQPFPDNGIDWHVSHGAPEHVVDDEVTIKVQLKATYQIPPRPAGPTFGFTLDNEHLVKLARTPVAVHKILVVMLVPRERDQWLSAGHDRLDLRHCCYWTNLAGHPVTGRRRTTVRIPTTRIFDDRALCEIMTRVGSGGTP; from the coding sequence ATGGCGCTCGCGCAGCCCGAACCGGGCGGGGTGCTCGCGGGGCAGATCGATCCGCGGACCGACCCGCGGAGCGGACCGCTGCGCGGCACACTCGCCACCACCGCCTGCATGGAAACCCTTCAGGTGGGATACCTGCACGCCGTCGCCGCCGCGGCCGGTTGCTCGCTGTCCCAGCCCTTCCCCGACAACGGCATCGACTGGCACGTCAGCCACGGCGCCCCCGAGCACGTCGTCGACGACGAGGTGACCATCAAGGTCCAGCTCAAGGCGACCTACCAGATACCGCCCAGACCGGCCGGGCCCACCTTCGGCTTCACCCTCGACAACGAGCACCTGGTGAAGCTGGCCCGCACCCCGGTCGCCGTGCACAAGATCCTCGTCGTGATGCTCGTCCCGCGGGAACGCGACCAATGGCTGAGCGCCGGACACGACCGGCTCGACCTGCGGCACTGCTGCTACTGGACCAATCTCGCCGGGCACCCCGTGACCGGCCGGCGCCGGACCACCGTACGGATCCCGACCACGCGGATCTTCGACGACCGGGCGCTCTGCGAGATCATGACCCGGGTCGGGTCGGGAGGGACACCTTGA